In Fusarium oxysporum f. sp. lycopersici 4287 chromosome 2, whole genome shotgun sequence, a genomic segment contains:
- a CDS encoding hypothetical protein (At least one base has a quality score < 10) produces the protein MIRQHFVAARSSQHRVAALALYRALLKTASNVPLPHHLHPGGRKHPLTKIVRERFAKNKPLTSFRLLYDSMAAGYKFLTLLTKGRDTKSPEHSEILRHIRKRNFTANLSRLESPSYKKPPRSKQRINPPLFTKVSASDEPVKYEPTIRPLPKTAFIGERKAPVTGNTAEFLSFVRIKKPQPRVFSRAVSRKTTIFRRSVKTLLSISTKDIPRARLGDRWDAMMDKLLLEEGVTDEVIQDGPLASYHFTATLTKAWWDQKLTKITDDRTARAKAVSSLIEQELALVKEEKESGAEPTDPKVAKETLDTILTEYRQKQTEMERTRDTSFEDPFLSEQWIAKAQKLAREYAKKYEGIVDDSNRGVSWAKRQGLAKKENSLLGAVESDEDAQFFSHVAAMRRGR, from the exons ATGATTCGCCAACACTTCGTCGCGGCACGCAGTTCACAGCATAGAGTCGCGGCATTGGCACTTTATCGAGCACTCTTGAAAACAGCGTCCAATGTGCCCTTACCGCATCATCTCCATCCTGGTGGACGGAAACACCCTTTGACAAAAATAGTGAGAGAGAGATTCGCCAAGAATAAGCCACTCACCAGTTTCAGGCTTCTTTACGACTCAATGGCTGCAGGATACAAG TTCCTTACTTTATTAACGAAAGGACGAGATACAAAGTCGCCCGAGCACTCTGAAATCCTTCGACATATCCGGAAACGCAACTTTACGGCCAATCTTTCGCGTCTAGAATCCCCCTCCTACAAAAAGCCACCCCGTTCGAAACAACGAATCAATCCTCCACTTTTCACCAAAGTCTCTGCCTCTGATGAGCCTGTTAAATATGAACCAACTATCCGCCCTCTTCCAAAAACTGCGTTTATAGGCGAAAGAAAGGCGCCAGTTACTGGTAACACTGCTGAGTTCCTATCGTTCGTGCGAATCAAGAAACCACAGCCGAGGGTGTTCTCACGGGCAGTTAGTAGAAAGACAACCATATTTCGACGGTCTGTTAAGACACTTTTGAGTATTTCCACAAAGGACATTCCGAGGGCTCGATTAGGCGATCGTTGGGACGCCATGATGGACAAATTGCTACTTGAGGAGGGTGTTACGGATGAAGTTATACAGGATGGACCATTAGCGTCATATCATTTCACTGCGACTCTGACAAAAGCTTGGTGGGATCAAAAACTTACGAAGATCACAGACGACCGGACGGCTCGCGCTAAAGCAGTGAGCAGTCTTATTGAGCAGGAACTTGCACTGgtcaaggaagaaaaggagagTGGCGCAGAGCCAACTGATCCTAAAGTAGCAAAGGAGACTTTGGATACAATCCTAACAGAATATCGCCAAAAGCAGACCGAAATGGAACGAACGAGAGACACTTCATTTGAAGACCCGTTCTTGTCTGAACAATGGATCGCAAAGGCACAAAAGTTAGCGCGTGAATATGCCAAGAAGTATGAAGGCATAGTGGACGACAGTAATAGAGGTGTCTCTTGGGCAAAGAGGCAAGGGCTGGCCAAGAAAGAGAATTCTCTGTTAGGGGCGGTGGAATCTGACGAAGATGCTCAATTTTTCAGTCACGTTGCGGCCATGCGAAGAGGTCGCTAA
- a CDS encoding hypothetical protein (At least one base has a quality score < 10), which yields MLEEPQTAPESLPTRKRSKASEENDEERSKKRSRGRPRLDTRDETAQDRRRTQIRLAQRAYRNRKDTAITTLEDKVKDLEDANENMSKEFMNFFDFVLSQGMLEGAPEVARRLNDTTRKFLSLTRKSADDSNRDGIEDTPVPAQAQEQVVSQPPGRHPSGSDSSTSGSGSGEFMLQNPPGFNTSQEKSLSTPQRPDATIRQQATPPLKPALRNHHNANYR from the exons ATGCTTGAAGAACCTCAGACCGCTCCTGAGTCATTGCCAACGCGGAAGCGATCCAAGGCGTCTGAAGAAAACGACGAGGAACGGAGTAAGAAGCGATCAAGAGGCCGTCCACGCCTTGACACCAGAGATGAGACGGCTCAAGAT CGTCGTCGAACGCAGATCCGACTGGCTCAAAGGGCCTATCGTAATCGCAAAGATACTGCCATTACGACCCTTGAGGACAAAGTCAaggatcttgaagatgcTAATGAAAACATGAGCAAAGAGTTCATGAACTTTTTTGACTTTGTTCTTTCACAGGGAATGCTGGAGGGTGCACCTGAAGTTGCAAGACGTCTCAATGATACAACCCGCAAGTTTCTCTCACTCACAAGGAAATCTGCCGATGACTCGAACCGCGATGGCATCGAAGATACTCCAGTCCCTGCGCAAGCACAAGAGCAAGTTGTGTCACAGCCCCCAGGACGGCACCCATCTGGCTCTGACTCTAGCACTTCTGGCTCGGGGAGTGGTGAATTCATGTTACAGAACCCACCTGGTTTTAACACTTCTCAAGAGAAGAGCCTGTCTACTCCGCAAAGACCGGACGCCACTATACGGCAACAGGCTACGCCTCCCTTGAAACCTGCCTTACGAAATCATCACAATGCCAACTACAGATAA
- a CDS encoding hypothetical protein (At least one base has a quality score < 10), protein MGSFDETPDLSGLGTSSSFFGTHQPPASSQALYMPSQQATSDIPSMWQSTIPTTLATTTTSMTQPSLMAPAMGVDFINIMPTVEATNPGQFGTGMGSLMDSSYFPRDWAPDASWMKTKVTMDVNRLVAEMTSRAVCLGRTPGLRPKDIDRAVKLAIVLAQT, encoded by the exons ATGGGCTCGTTTGACGAAACTCCTGACCTTTCAGGCTTAGGAAcgagcagcagcttcttcGGAACGCATCAACCCCCTGCGTCAAGCCAGGCGCTTTACATGCCGTCTCAGCAAGCCACAAGTGATATACCGAGTATGTGGCAAAGCACGATACCTACCACCCTCGCTACCACCACAACGTCTATGACACAACCTTCTCTCATGGCACCTGCAATGGGCGTTGACTTCATAAACATTATGCCAACAGTTGAGGCCACCAACCCTGGGCAGTTCGGTACAGGGATGGGATCTCTCATGGATTCATCATACTTTCCTCGAGATTGGGCCCCAGATGCCAGTTGGATGAAGACAAAAGTGACGATGGACGTGAATCGACTAGTAGCAG AAATGACAAGCAGGGCAGTCTGTTTAGGTCGCACGCCAGGCTTACGGCCAAAGGATATAGACAGAGCAGTTAAGTTGGCTATTGTACTGGCTCAGACATAA
- a CDS encoding serine/threonine protein kinase (At least one base has a quality score < 10), translating to MGDWTRGWTRVGQTGPTQHYGRVWEAERELQELTIIESWNDDDSWPGINKPLFNGPDAKRFDTKLAKLEDLGYGAFGRVEKVSYGSVCLARKRIPRRRGFTIDDLRKESLTMQKLDHRHVVKLVATYAPRTHELCLLIWPAAVCNLSTLLEDLEYLRMGEGDREDILERLDALDIKDLSAIEQSSEDQLLHSTTKCPLEFLRNTIGCVARALAYCHQNDVRHLDIKPSNILLKADRVYLADFGVSRDVSGQDQTMTEGVPGTERWRAPELYANNGSSMQLSDIYSLGLVFLNIATVLYNVRLAEFDEALRYPSRNTQEEQLREREQKLNTHLEKLTSHALVTPPFMFTYEGQETVRPRPVVNLIARMITPNPKNRLHAYKIDDKLSMLGGIHQIYHGECCKRPISWVEDKWDKKLTALMSLRKENDRLKQKVAELEGRDRTYESRFQREVDEHKQAVVMLQKKLKDMEDRCHTLEADNAKRRSSTSKPPSKMAMPRPYRSSTTNLESGPGLESPPKSKSTPVTPAARPAFQPWSRSYQRLPPEQRASPLQRQAVSPRPPNDITPRGSIEFPTSRSPSFTNISGYTLRSRGSGSKLPLPVTPSRSETPNLNRDQSLTDSSMSSSVFSRHSIETNPTPLQSSPALDRNPLPVDSAKVPQWGQLSKQPDQPDARVVTPEPQPAPSEPSSPAFSIPFSAMSSPRTLRSDLASIDGDQTRRPSVPSLQSLKSWAEVANEGKKTLKMIARPRAHSNRSNRQLEAEPV from the exons ATGGGCGACTGGACCCGGGGATGGACCAGAGTCGGGCAAACAGGTCCGACCCAGCACTATGGTCGTGTATGGGAGGCTGAGCGCGAGCTCCAGGAGCTTACCATCATAGAAAGCTGgaacgatgatgatagttGGCCCGGCAT AAACAAACCCCTCTTCAATGGCCCCGATGCGAAGCGCTTCGATACAAAACTTGCTAAACTTGAAGATCTGGGATATGGCGCATTCGGTCGCGTTGAGAAGGTCTCCTACGGGTCTGTCTGTCTTGCACGTAAGAGGATCCCACGTCGACGCGGGTTTACTATCGACGATTTGCGCAAGGAGAGCTTGACTATGCAGAAACTTGACCATCGCCATGTCGTCAAATTGGTTGCCACATACGCACCTCGAACCCACGAATTATGCCTGCTAATCTGGCCTGCTGCCGTCTGTAATTTGAGCACTCTCCTCGAAGACTTGGAATACTTGCGCATGGGAGAAGGGGACCGTGAGGATATCCTCGAGAGGCTAGATGCTTTAGACATCAAGGATTTGAGCGCTATAGAGCAATCGTCTGAAGACCAGCTTCTCCACTCGACAACAAAATGCCCACTCGAATTCTTACGCAATACAATAGGTTGCGTTGCTCGCGCATTGGCCTATTGCCACCAGAATGATGTGAGGCATCTCGACATCAAGCCATCTAATATCCTGCTCAAGGCAGACCGAGTCTACCTTGCTGATTTTGGCGTCTCGAGAGATGTTAGTGGACAGGATCAAACTATGACAGAGGGAGTACCGGGAACTGAGAGATGGCGAGCACCTGAATTGTATGCCAACAACGGGTCCAGCATGCAGTTGTCAGATATCTACTCACTTGGTTTAGTATTTCTAAATATTGCGACCGTTCTGTATAATGTTCGGTTAGCCGAGTTTGACGAGGCGTTAAGATACCCATCTAGGAATACCCAGGAAGAACAGCTTCGTGAGCGAGAGCAGAAGCTGAATACTCACTTGGAAAAGCTTACCTCTCATGCCTTGGTCACTCCCCCTTTTATGTTTACCTACGAGGGCCAAGAAACAGTTCGTCCCCGGCCAGTTGTCAACCTGATTGCTCGAATGATCACTCCGAACCCCAAAAACCGATTACACGCATACAAAATTGATGATAAACTATCCATGCTCGGAGGAATTCATCAAATTTATCATGGAGAGTGTTGTAAAAGGCCAATATCGTGGGTCGAAGACAAGTGGGATAAAAAGCTCACGGCATTGATGAGCCTTCGGAAAGAAAACGATCGCTTGAAACAAAAGGTTGCCGAGCTCGAAGGACGAGACAGAACATACGAATCTCGATTCCAGCGCGAGGTCGATGAACATAAACAGGCTGTGGTCATGCTTCAAAAGAAGCTAAAAGATATGGAGGATAGGTGTCATACCTTAGAGGCAGATAATGCCAAaaggaggagtagcacgagTAAGCCCCCGAGCAAAATGGCGATGCCGCGACCCTATCGAAGCAGCACAACGAATCTTGAATCTGGGCCTGGGCTTGAATCGCCACCAAAATCGAAGTCGACGCCGGTTACGCCAGCGGCAAGGCCAGCCTTTCAGCCATGGTCTCGGTCTTATCAGCGTCTCCCACCAGAGCAGAGGGCCTCACCACTACAACGACAAGCCGTCTCACCGCGACCTCCGAATGACATAACCCCCAGAGGTTCAATTGAATTCCCGACCTCGAGATCACCAAGTTTCACCAATATTTCGGGTTATACTTTGCGCTCGCGCGGATCTGGCTCGAAGCTCCCCTTGCCAGTTACACCGTCTCGAAGTGAAACGCCGAATCTCAACCGTGACCAAAGCCTCACGGATAGCAGCATGTCCTCTTCAGTATTCTCTCGACATAGCATCGAGACAAATCCAACACCTCTGCAAAGCAGCCCAGCCCTGGACCGCAACCCGCTTCCTGTGGACTCTGCGAAAGTACCTCAATGGGGCCAATTGTCCAAGCAGCCTGATCAACCCGATGCGAGAGTGGTGACCCCTGAACCCCAGCCAGCGCCGTCAGAGCCGAGCAGCCCTGCCTTCTCAATACCATTTTCCGCCATGTCATCCCCGAGAACTCTTCGGTCCGACCTCGCAAGCATCGACGGGGATCAGACACGCCGACCATCTGTGCCCTCACTCCAATCGTTAAAGAGCTGGGCTGAAGTAGCAAACGAGGGGAAAAAgacgttgaagatgattgCTCGACCACGCGCGCATTCGAATAGGTCTAATAGACAGCTGGAGGCAGAACCTGTCTAA
- a CDS encoding hypothetical protein (At least one base has a quality score < 10), producing the protein MFLHAGASLHGHEYSTNRQTQAPQGALPFLRSALRRRSDADKTTRPLSADVTSLPQLRPMSYHEKLPPATTVTPVRRTSRPRPKSEYMPRRDLSVRFREPETDDDLPPSEVQSEDEGSAACSDISELSDSSTAPRRRRRKRTFRKSTQFLLAHPAPRPGARQRRLVHLRPRLLLQLQEVGEKRPIPAFDVVPSSLITGSQIVPRMAKRCPHLFRTKPVLGMNDLLIVRSEDYDTPASPGSLDTEDSLDQRDVVAVISPLPQMGDESAEIVMEDGSTWESSLMANGSYEFIGVDERGRISTARWVKKTSTPTSPMPRNTGEQTPPPSPLPAEVKWTFSMIHPDTRRHPIMGSLMSNTLDVFDTYNTMSTSSGRYPPTRNTPLDSKLASDWIVSNPPEIQSRLTKVVPEDIKLLMVATASWVNLRQSGLPASGICRTPSTLQKRTLSNGGGPQRAQTFPARPSLPLVNPSHQLPHVNTSPASSSLDSCTSDMPARRRSVSYNAGFVKRFVTPRVSEDGRPPLETLDIKSDRPPTRRVSISVRNFADKIFRRRSNSHAQAEDIYGHKFEY; encoded by the coding sequence ATGTTCCTGCATGCTGGTGCTAGCCTTCACGGCCACGAGTACTCGACAAATCGACAGACACAAGCGCCCCAAGGAGCGTTGCCCTTCCTCCGATCAGCGCTTCGACGTCGGTCAGATGCTGATAAAACAACAAGGCCATTATCAGCAGACGTTACTTCCTTACCACAACTCCGACCAATGTCATACCATGAGAAACTCCCGCCTGCGACTACAGTGACACCGGTGCGCCGGACTTCTCGCCCCAGGCCCAAGTCTGAGTACATGCCTCGGCGAGATCTCTCTGTTCGCTTTCGTGAACCGGAGACTGATGACGACCTGCCACCGTCAGAGGTTCAGAGCGAAGACGAAGGCTCTGCTGCCTGCTCAGATATAAGTGAACTAAGTGATTCATCCACAGCACCtcgaagaaggaggaggaagcgCACCTTCAGAAAATCTACACAATTTCTTCTTGCACACCCAGCACCTCGACCAGGAGCCAGACAACGCCGCTTGGTTCATCTCCGCCCACGACTGCTCCTTCAATTACAAGAAGTCGGCGAGAAGCGCCCAATACCCGCATTTGATGTAGTACCGTCCAGCCTCATCACGGGCTCTCAGATTGTTCCTCGCATGGCCAAGCGTTGCCCCCACCTGTTCCGTACAAAGCCAGTCCTAGGCATGAACGATCTTCTTATTGTTCGCAGTGAGGACTACGACACGCCAGCATCTCCAGGATCTCTCGATACCGAAGACTCGCTCGACCAAAGGGACGTCGTTGCAGTTATTAGCCCACTTCCCCAAATGGGTGACGAGTCCGCCGAAATCGTGATGGAAGATGGATCGACCTGGGAGTCAAGTTTGATGGCCAATGGCTCATATGAGTTCATTGGAGTTGACGAGCGAGGACGAATCAGTACGGCACGATGGGTCAAGAAGACTTCAACGCCAACATCCCCCATGCCTAGGAATACCGGAGAACAAACACCACCACCGAGCCCGTTGCCCGCGGAAGTCAAGTGGACATTTAGTATGATACACCCCGACACAAGACGGCACCCCATCATGGGTTCCCTCATGTCAAATACGCTGGACGTCTTTGACACTTATAATACCATGTCGACCTCAAGCGGTCGCTATCCTCCAACTCGAAACACACCACTAGATTCTAAGCTTGCCAGCGACTGGATCGTCTCGAACCCACCTGAAATTCAGTCACGGTTGACGAAAGTGGTCCCAGAAGACATCAAACTTCTGATGGTTGCAACTGCATCTTGGGTCAACCTTAGACAAAGTGGATTGCCAGCTTCGGGAATCTGCAGGACACCATCGACGTTACAAAAACGCACACTTAGTAATGGTGGTGGTCCGCAGAGAGCTCAGACGTTCCCTGCTCGCCCAAGCCTTCCCCTTGTTAATCCTTCACATCAATTACCGCATGTCAACACAAGCCCGGCAAGTAGTTCTTTGGACAGTTGCACATCGGACATGCCCGCACGTCGAAGGTCGGTGTCCTACAATGCCGGGTTTGTCAAGCGGTTTGTGACGCCGCGTGTCAGCGAGGATGGAAGACCTCCGCTAGAGACCCTCGATATTAAGTCAGACAGGCCACCGACAAGACGTGTGAGCATTAGTGTGCGGAATTTTGCAGACAAGATTTTCCGCCGGAGAAGCAACTCCCATGCGCAGGCTGAAGATATATATGGACACAAGTTCGAGTATTGA